In one window of Trichoderma breve strain T069 chromosome 7 map unlocalized scaffold00008, whole genome shotgun sequence DNA:
- a CDS encoding SAM domain (Sterile alpha motif) domain-containing protein, with translation MMSFEGGTGYAESDADDEYEHHLGDHSPVGDSETSPMGSELSTSAEHTPTTYGHRSSMDRLPETIITEWTAEECADFISAIGLPQYADTFLENDIVGEALVALLHDDLKSMGIASVGHRLTILKSVYDVKKAQDIPIESDHYLPLSADAEAQYATATLKDIRHLVEQLRLRDERMSLLEQDLRRMNEDFKRLREDMLPALRLVKDVQHPLPNVSGPSQAYTYEATLSPPAPTPPGAQPGDRGVKRQYSQRRILIGATPKSNSPTQATHDQRIMPEQTLDPSSAAERAVMSSTHLAAMNGAPSVSTTGYPSPVMPSPTSPMNHMSGTTLGSRSYNSTPSVRSTFIEPDLGYNSRDKAGGGSIRRRETPVPETPNPKDSVEIFKSFRVSMDDPCYKVLPAALKKYQINAPWDQYALYIVYGDQERCLGMDEKPLILFKQLDKEGKKPMFMLRKTNSAQVDGDLPGMSMNPARGASTGYDPPGGII, from the exons ATGATGAGCTTTGAAGGAGGCACGGGCTACGCCGAGTCGGACGCCGACGACGAGTACGAGCATCACCTGGGCGACCACTCGCCCGTGGGCGATTCCGAGACGTCGCCCATGGGCTCCGAGCTGTCGACGTCGGCCGAGCACACGCCCACCACGTACGGCCATCGAAGCAGCATGGACCGCCTGCCCGAGACGATTATTACCGAGTGGACGGCTGAGGAGTGCGCGGATTTCATCAGTGCCATCGGGCTGCCGCAGTATGCCGATACATTTCTAG AAAATGACATTGTTGGAGAGGCCCTGGTTGCCCTGCTGCATGACGATCTCAAGAGCATGGGCATCGCCAGTGTGGGCCACCGTCTAACCATCCTCAAGAGCGTCTACGACGTCAAAAAGGCTCAAGATATCCCAATTGAGAGCGATCACTACCTACCACTCT CCGCCGATGCCGAAGCCCAATACGCTACAGCAACACTCAAGGACATCAGACACCTAGTGGAACAGCTTCGGTTGCGAGACGAGCGGATGAGCCTACTGGAGCAGGACCTGCGGCGGATGAACGAAGACTTTAAGCGCCTCAGGGAGGACATGCTGCCGGCGCTGCGGCTTGTCAAGGACGTTCAGCACCCGCTGCCAAACGTCTCTGGGCCCAGCCAAGCATACACATACGAAGCCACCCTCTCTCCGCCCGCACCAACGCCGCCTGGAGCCCAGCCTGGCGATCGAGGAGTCAAGAGACAGTACTCACAACGACGAATCCTGATAGGAGCTACGCCCAAGAGCAACTCACCGACGCAAGCGACGCACGACCAGCGGATCATGCCGGAACAGACGCTGGACCCGTCCAGCGCGGCAGAGAGGGCAGTCATGTCTTCGACGCACCTGGCCGCCATGAATGGCGCCCCCTCTGTTTCCACGACTGGATACCCCTCCCCCGTTATGCCATCACCGACATCCCCAATGAACCACATGAGTGGAACCACTCTTGGCTCTCGATCCTATAACTCGACCCCTTCTGTACGGTCGACCTTTATCGAACCAGATCTCGGCTACAATTCACGAGACAAGGCCGGTGGCGGGTCGATTCGACGACGCGAGACGCCCGTTCCCGAGACGCCCAATCCCAAAGACTCTGTCGAAATCTTCAAGTCGTTCCGAGTAAGCATGGACGACCCATGTTACAAGGTGTTACCGGCTGCGCTTAAGAAGTATCAGATCAATGCACCTTGGGACCAATACGCTCTGTACATTGTTTACGGCGACCAGGAGCGTTGCCTCGGCATGGACGAGAAGCCTCTGATTCTGTTTAAGCAGCTGGATAAGGAAGGCAAGAAGCCCATGTTTATGCTGCGTAAGACAAATAGTGCCCAGGTGGACGGCGATCTTCCCGGCATGAGCATGAACCCGGCAAGAGGAGCTTCAACGGGCTACGATCCACCGGGAGGCATCAtctga
- a CDS encoding sodium/hydrogen exchanger family domain-containing protein produces MAWDNLDITKPHLVYIILGGFTSLFMLCSSIIKERMYIGEATVATLCGVIFGPHAANLIDPRSWGSVDIVTVEFSRIVLVVQCFAVGVELPKFYMEKHWRSVVFLLVPVMAVGWLLVSLFVWWMIPPLNWLESLVIAACVTATDPVLASSVVGKGKFAKRVPKHLRDLLSAESGCNDGMAFPFIYLSLYLIQFNRNAGEVSFHFVVYVILYECIFGAFYGFMIGYIARRGIRYAEEHDMIDRESFLVFYFALSLFCAGSGSILGVDDLLVGFAAGVGFSNDGWFGEKTEESHVSNVIDLLLNLAYFVYFGTIIPWEQYNNGFLGMEVWRLVVIAIFVILFRRIPIMMMLKPLIPDIKNWREALFAGHFGPIGVGAIFVAILARAELEHDEPVPLSDMPPEGTEHFNLIYLVWPIVTFLVISSILVHGSSIAVFTLGKRINTLTLTMSYTAAPEDGPSWMNRLPRISSQSRSQARTMSETSFDDYKTPEFPPGTLPPPAQFLRRQREEDNGRSGSRPSSLVAKKRKHRKWDDGIGPGGPISQSAIFPNRSTPVSPSPEKETPPETDVRDSTLAGDSPTDVELEKLDDAEEDRGRRRRADESQSPRASPRAPHVNVYEEGHHLVFENDDGEVVDAEPAQRKPEGGEEGKRPTAGRQRSKSEAERFHWTVDNIKRKMTDVYSSEVEKRKEKDKSRRRHEPARAYQFGNAIIVEDEDGEVVKTYELPPQKPTGQESTLINNSLKYLGLGALARQQEKSAASAAEEGKAGESSAAGAVASSSAKPVFKPGWTTGFGVLGGGGGEGRRKSVAHEDDDKQIRFTIGGVGRRMTKEDFIREVQKLDVGTRKEVVDQSSASTALKDLARQDLPLRRPQDIPEIVEPESSSVPSSTSASTSVSPAPRGSYRNSESVSPRRQVEAPRGRPANTPLQPSELEGETAVERKRRLAALGGQQSETEGSGSTAARRQRSDNNNNNNHNPTGETPAERRRREAALGVGSAAAAEDSDSDDEGTPRVPPARRGIRFAEQPNRQM; encoded by the exons ATGGCGTGGGACAACCTCGACATCACCAAGCCGCACTTGGTCTACATCATCCTCGGCGGCTTCACCTCGCTCTTCATGCTGtgctcctccatcatcaaggagcgCATGTACATTGGCGAGGCCACAGTCGCCACCCTCTGCGGCGTCATCTTCGGACCCCATGCCGCCAACCTTATCGATCCGCGGTCCTGGGGCAGCGTTGATATCGTCACCGTCGAGTTCTCGCGCATCGTTCTCGTCGTCCAGTGTTTTGCCGTCGGTGTCGAATTGCCCAAGTTTTACATGGAGAAGCACTGGCGCTCCGTCGTCTTCCTGCTGGTGCCCGTCATGGCCGTTGGCTGGCTTCTAGTCAGCCTCTTCGTCTGGTGGATGATTCCGCCGCTCAACTGGCTTGAATCgctcgtcatcgccgcctgTGTCACTGCCACCGATCCCGTCCTGGCCTCGTCCGTGGTTGGCAAGGGTAAATTCGCCAAGCGCGTGCCCAAGCATCTTCGAGACTTGCTGTCGGCCGAATCTGGTTGCAACGACGGCATGGCCTTCCCCTTCATCTACCTCTCGCTCTACCTGATCCAGTTCAACCGCAACGCGGGCGAGGTCAGCTTCCACTTTGTCGTCTATGTCATCCTCTACGAGTGCATCTTTGGCGCCTTCTACGGCTTCATGATCGGCTACATTGCGCGCCGCGGCATCCGCTACGCCGAGGAACACGATATGATTGATCGCGAGAGTTTCCTCGTCTTTTACTTTGCCCTCTCGCTCTTCTGCGCCGGTTCGGGTAGTATCCTCGGCGTTGACGATCTTCTCGTGGGCTTTGCTGCCGGAGTCGGCTTCTCTAACGACGGCTGGTTCGGCGAAAAGACGGAGGAGTCGCACGTTTCCAACGTCATTGACTTGCTTCTCAACTTGGCATACTTTGTCTACTTTGGCACCATCATCCCGTGGGAGCAGTACAACAACGGCTTCTTGGGCATGGAGGTCTGGCGCCTCGTTGTTATCGCCATCTTTGTCATCCTCTTCCGCCGCATtcccatcatgatgatgctCAAGCCGCTCATACCAGACATCAAAAACTGGCGCGAGGCTCTCTTTGCAGGCCATTTCGGCCCAATAGGCGTCGGCGCCATCTTCGTCGCTATTCTCGCGAGGGCTGAGCTGGAGCATGATGAGCCCGTGCCGCTATCGGACATGCCACCCGAGGGCACAGAGCACTTCAACCTGATTTATCTCGTGTGGCCCATAGTCACGTTCCTCGTCATCTCATCCATTCTCGTCCACGGCTCCTCGATTGCCGTCTTTACGCTCGGCAAGCGCATCAATACCCTGACGCTGACCATGTCCTACACCGCCGCCCCCGAGGATGGACCGTCATGGATGAACAGGCTGCCCAGGATCTCGTCCCAGTCTAGATCCCAGGCCCGAACGATGTCGGAGACATCCTTTGACGACTACAAGACGCCCGAGTTCCCCCCCGGCACGCTGCCCCCACCCGCGCAATTTCTCCGTCgccagagagaagaggaCAATGGCCGCTCGGGCAGCCGTCCGTCATCAttggtggccaagaagagaaagcacAGAAAGTGGGACGACGGCATTGGGCCTGGCGGCCCCATCAGTCAATCGGCCATCTTTCCTAACCGCTCAACGCCGGTATCGCCCTCACCCGAAAAGGAGACACCGCCAGAGACAGATGTCAGAGACTCCACACTGGCCGGCGACAGTCCTACAGAtgttgagctggagaagctagACGACGCAGAGGAGGATCGTGGACGCCGCCGCAGAGCTGACGAGAGCCAGAGCCCCCGGGCAAGCCCCCGAGCACCACACGTCAATGTCTACGAGGAAGGCCACCACCTAGTCTTTGAAAATGACGATGGCGAGGTGGTCGATGCTGAACCAGCCCAGCGCAAGCccgaaggaggagaagaagggaaacgGCCCACGGCCGGTCGGCAGAGGTCCAAGTCCGAAGCGGAGCGCTTCCATTGGACCGTGGACAACATCAAACGCAAAATGACAGACGTGTACAGCTCCGAAGTggagaagcgaaaagaaaaggacaagtcGAGACGACGACATGAACCGGCCCGAGCCTATCAGTTCGGTAACGCG ATTATCgtcgaagacgaggacggagAAGTCGTTAAGACCTATGAACTCCCCCCACAGAAGCCCACCGGCCAGGAAAGCACCCTCATTAACAACAGCCTCAAGTACCTTGGACTCGGCGCTCTCGCACGCCAGCAGGAAAAGTCGGCCGCGtctgctgctgaagaaggcaaGGCAGGCGAATCCTCTGCTGCCGGTGCAGTTGCTTCATCGTCGGCCAAGCCCGTGTTCAAGCCCGGCTGGACGACTGGCTTTGGCGTTCtcggcggaggcggcggtgaAGGCCGCAGGAAGAGCGTGGCccatgaggatgatgataaGCAGATTCGTTTCACAATTGGAGGCGTGGGACGACGCATGACCAAGGAGGACTTTATCCGCGAAGTGCAAAAGCTCGACGTGGGCACGCGCAAGGAGGTCGTGGACCAGTCGTCCGCCTCCACCGCACTCAAAGACCTGGCCCGACAAGACCTGCCATTGAGGCGCCCACAGGACATTCCCGAAATCGTCGAGCCGGAATCCAGCTCCGTCCCCAGCTCCACATCGGCCTCCACATCCGTCTCCCCCGCTCCCCGAGGCAGCTACCGAAACTCCGAGTCCGTGTCCCCGAGACGGCAAGTTGAGGCTCCCCGAGGCCGCCCGGCCAACACCCCTCTCCAACCTTCAGAGCTAGAAGGCGAAACTGCCGTGGAACGCAAGCGTCGCCTCGCTGCTTTGGGAGGACAACAGAGCGAGACGGAAGGCAGCGGAAGTACAGCAGCCAGACGACAGAGGTCAgacaacaataacaacaacaaccacaacccAACGGGCGAGACACCAGCTGAGCGAAGGCGGCGAGAAGCAGCCCTTGGCGTGGGCAGCGCGGCTGCCGCTGAGGATAGTGActctgatgatgagggcACGCCGCGAGTGCCGCCCGCACGGAGGGGAATTCGGTTCGCGGAGCAGCCTAACAGACAAATGTGA
- a CDS encoding heterokaryon incompatibility protein (HET) domain-containing protein, whose protein sequence is MAPPEAATSIRYRPLDRSGSEIRLLELQPATTNDINERVVCRLVHERLSDPSDFIGLSALYGDITVTETIFVNGAAISIPVHLAQALRYMRVVFLAAALPTPDASMTDLQGPAAMPAPLPTPPKKAPGWLRSLLKNVRHMIAEQGAPRGGTPPLRIWLDLLCINGRDTREESERRAHMARAYRHAKMVVGWLGLKDSTSDLAIEIIKAWDKCMPITFGEPGDREAHPDDYAPVLQWMGPVAHLSNIPEGITDPRDVPSYKAISEFLNRPYFRNAWILDDMGKARFPAFLLGDDIVSWMQILRLNRVNEEIKDHGADMFPDELRPLLEYLPLGSVYAFLKEFDNRQRQDGVTPAMLTTTSSVRSSSSMTGMRTRSRQ, encoded by the coding sequence ATGGCCCCGCCCGAAGCCGCAACGTCTATTCGGTACCGCCCGCTCGACCGGTCCGGGAGCGAGATTCGCCTGCTTGAGCTGCAGCCGGCGACAACCAACGACATTAACGAACGCGTCGTATGCCGCCTGGTCCACGAGCGGCTAAGCGACCCGTCCGACTTCATCGGCCTCTCGGCCCTGTATGGCGACATCACCGTCACGGAGACGATCTTCGTCAATGGAGCCGCCATATCCATTCCTGTCCACCTCGCCCAGGCACTGCGTTACATGCGAGTCGTCTTCCTGGCTGCGGCCCTACCAACGCCAGATGCCTCCATGACCGACCTCCAGGGCCCGGCGGCGATGCCAGCGCCTTTGCCCACGCCGCCCAAGAAAGCCCCTGGATGGCTGCGGTCTCTACTCAAGAACGTGCGACATATGATCGCCGAGCAAGGCGCGCCGCGGGGAGGCACACCGCCTCTGCGGATATGGCTCGACCTCCTATGCATCAACGGTCGCGACACGCGTGAGGAGTCGGAGCGGAGGGCTCATATGGCGCGAGCATACCGCCACGCCAAGATGGTGGTGGGTTGGTTGGGGCTCAAGGACTCGACGTCTGACCTCGCAATTGAGATTATCAAGGCCTGGGACAAGTGCATGCCCATCACCTTTGGCGAGCCAGGTGACCGCGAGGCCCATCCTGACGACTATGCCCCTGTGCTGCAGTGGATGGGCCCTGTTGCACATCTGAGCAACATACCCGAGGGCATCACGGACCCCCGCGATGTGCCTAGCTACAAGGCCATCTCTGAATTCCTTAACCGACCTTACTTTCGCAACGCGTGGATCCTTGACGACATGGGCAAGGCGCGCTTCCCAGCCTTTTTGTTGGGCGACGACATTGTGTCCTGGATGCAGATATTGCGACTCAACCGCGTTAacgaggagatcaaggaccATGGCGCCGACATGTTCCCCGACGAACTGCGGCCGCTGCTCGAATACTTGCCATTGGGCAGCGTCTACGCGTTTTTGAAGGAATTCGACAACCGGCAGAGGCAGGATGGAGTTACGCCTGCCATGCTTACGACTACGAGCTCGGTTAGGAGCTCATCCTCAATGACGGGCATGCGGACCAGGTCAAGGCAGTGA
- a CDS encoding glcNAc-PI de-N-acetylase domain-containing protein, producing the protein MPNSISLPFRLPSFNLPFKLDLDSKALFVVVASLVAAVPCIYICTASAVRNRFPELLEKRVCLLIAHPDDEAMFFAPTVLALARPETGNHVKILCLSAGNAEGLGETRKKELVQSGLALGLRDESDVFVVDNPKDFPDSMTTHWDETKIANLLTKAFAPQLAHQRAENVSQPTANIDALITFDGHGVSSHPNHISLYHGARGFAKALTEGKPEWKSPVDVYTLNTVNLLRKYSGGMDLFTTIASSLFTRDKDPEHPETLIYTNNIVGPEPKLGTAWSAMTTAHKSQMVWFRYLWLGFSRYMLVNDLHLEKVDQDN; encoded by the exons ATGCCAAACTCCATCAGCCTCCCCTTCCGACTCCCCTCCTTTAACCTGCCCTTCAAGCTGGACCTCGACTCCAAGGCCCTGTTCGTGGTGGTTGCGTCCCTCGTCGCCGCCGTGCCATGCATCTACATCTGCACCGCCAGCGCCGTGCGCAACCGCTTCccggagctgctggagaagcgCGTGTGCCTGCTGATTGCGCATCCGGATGACGAGGCCATGTTTTTCGCCCCGACggtgctggcgctggcgcgGCCGGAGACAGGCAACCACGTCAAGATTTTATGTTTGAGCGCAG GAAATGCCGAAGGCCTCGGCGAAACCAGAAAGAAGGAGCTCGTCCAGAGCGGCCTGGCCCTAGGCCTGCGAGACGAGTCCGACGTCTTTGTCGTCGACAACCC CAAGGACTTTCCCGACTCCATGACGACGCACTGGGACGAGACCAAGATCGCCAACCTCCTCACCAAAGCCTTTGCGCCGCAGCTGGCGCACCAGCGAGCCGAAAACGTCTCGCAGCCCACGGCCAACATCGACGCCCTCATCACCTTTGACGGCCACGGCGTGTCGTCCCACCCCAACCACATCTCCCTCTACCACGGCGCGCGGGGTTTCGCCAAGGCCCTGACAGAGGGCAAGCCCGAGTGGAAGAGCCCGGTCGACGTCTACACACTAAACACGGTCAACCTGCTGCGCAAGTACTCGGGCGGCATGGACCTCTTCACCACCATCGCCTCGTCCTTGTTCACGCGTGACAAGGACCCCGAGCACCCCGAGACGCTCATCTACACCAACAACATTGTTGGACCCGAGCCCAAGCTGGGCACCGCCTGGTCCGCCATGACCACCGCCCACAAGAGCCAGATGGTCTGGTTCCGCTACCTGTGGCTCGGCTTCAGCCGATACATGCTGGTCAACGACCTGCACCTGGAGAAGGTTGATCAAGATAACTAA